One window of Saccharicrinis carchari genomic DNA carries:
- the ccoN gene encoding cytochrome-c oxidase, cbb3-type subunit I produces the protein MEIQKFKYDNTIVRNFTVATLVWGAVALVVGLLAALQLAYPVFNLGLEYTSFGRVRPVHTNAVIFAFIGNAMFAGIYYSLQRLLKARLFNDLISKIHFWSWQLVIVLAAVTLLLGFTTAKEYAELEWPIDILIAISWVLFGWNMIGTIIKRRVKHIYAAAWWYLATFLAVAILHIVNSIEIPVSLFKSYPVYAGAQDALVQWWYGHNAVAFFLTTPWLGIMYYYLPKASNRPIYSYQLSIIHFWTLIFLYMWTGPHHLLYNALPDWLQALGVTFSIMLIAPSWGGMINGLLTLRGAWDEVSERADLKFIVVALIAYGMATFEGPMMSLKTVNAISHFTDWTIAHTHIAGMGWNGGLIFGMFYWLVPRMFKTKLYSSKLANAHFWIATLGILLFAIPLYWAAITQWLMLKEYTPTGSLAYPNFLETTIQILPLYTFRIVGGVLFLTGFIMFLYNMMKTMKMGHMVPDEPAEAPALVNPAKRNPDRETTHRWLERRGVRFSVFVFIAVAIGGAVEIIPLLSVESNIPKIEAVKPYTPLELTGRDLYISNGCYNCHSQQIRPLRWETDRYGEYSKIGEFVYDYPFQWGSRRTGPDLARAGYLGDMSIGGSTTYKTAVWHYNHFMEPLEMNPQTIMPAYPWLAENEVDLDIVPKKIKVMQTLGVPYRAGYAEEAIEDYMKQANKIVEDLKASGIEIEPDKEMIALIAYLHKLGRDISGVEDETGIDVLPADMSGVNN, from the coding sequence ATGGAGATTCAAAAATTTAAATACGACAATACAATTGTACGTAACTTTACCGTGGCAACCTTAGTGTGGGGAGCAGTAGCTTTGGTAGTTGGTTTGTTAGCTGCCTTACAGCTCGCCTATCCGGTTTTTAACCTTGGACTCGAGTATACCTCCTTTGGCAGGGTTCGTCCGGTGCATACCAATGCCGTTATTTTTGCATTTATTGGCAATGCCATGTTTGCCGGTATTTATTACTCCCTGCAACGCTTGCTCAAGGCCAGGCTTTTTAACGACTTAATCAGTAAAATCCATTTTTGGAGCTGGCAGCTGGTCATTGTCCTGGCAGCTGTTACCTTGCTGCTGGGTTTTACCACCGCCAAAGAGTACGCCGAGCTCGAATGGCCCATCGACATATTGATAGCCATATCGTGGGTACTCTTCGGTTGGAATATGATAGGTACCATCATTAAACGGCGGGTAAAGCATATATATGCCGCTGCATGGTGGTATCTCGCCACTTTTTTGGCGGTGGCCATATTGCATATCGTCAATTCCATTGAAATACCTGTATCTCTTTTTAAAAGCTACCCTGTTTATGCCGGAGCACAAGATGCACTGGTGCAATGGTGGTACGGACACAATGCCGTAGCCTTTTTTCTGACAACTCCCTGGTTGGGTATAATGTATTATTATCTGCCTAAGGCATCCAACAGGCCCATTTATTCCTATCAACTGTCTATTATCCATTTCTGGACCCTCATATTTTTATATATGTGGACAGGGCCGCACCACTTGTTGTATAATGCCCTGCCCGATTGGCTACAAGCGCTTGGTGTAACTTTTTCAATTATGCTGATAGCACCCTCGTGGGGCGGTATGATTAATGGATTGCTCACCCTGCGTGGCGCATGGGACGAAGTAAGTGAAAGAGCCGACCTCAAATTTATTGTGGTGGCTTTGATTGCCTATGGTATGGCCACCTTCGAGGGGCCCATGATGTCATTGAAAACAGTAAATGCCATCAGCCACTTTACCGACTGGACCATCGCCCATACACATATAGCCGGCATGGGCTGGAACGGCGGACTTATTTTTGGTATGTTTTATTGGCTGGTGCCGCGTATGTTTAAAACAAAACTGTACTCGAGCAAACTGGCCAATGCCCATTTTTGGATTGCTACACTTGGTATCCTGTTGTTTGCCATTCCCCTTTATTGGGCTGCTATTACGCAATGGCTCATGCTAAAAGAGTATACCCCAACAGGTTCGTTGGCTTATCCTAACTTCCTGGAAACAACTATACAAATACTTCCACTTTATACCTTTAGGATTGTAGGTGGCGTATTGTTCCTTACCGGTTTTATCATGTTTTTATATAATATGATGAAGACCATGAAAATGGGACATATGGTGCCGGACGAGCCGGCGGAAGCCCCGGCACTGGTCAATCCTGCCAAAAGAAATCCCGACCGTGAAACAACCCACAGGTGGTTAGAACGCAGAGGGGTACGATTTAGTGTTTTTGTTTTTATTGCGGTAGCCATCGGTGGGGCAGTGGAAATTATACCACTGTTAAGCGTGGAATCAAACATACCTAAAATTGAAGCTGTAAAACCCTATACGCCGCTCGAACTAACCGGTCGCGACCTTTATATATCTAACGGATGCTACAATTGCCATTCGCAACAGATACGCCCCTTGCGATGGGAGACCGACCGATACGGGGAATATTCCAAGATTGGGGAGTTTGTGTACGATTATCCGTTCCAATGGGGATCGCGGCGCACAGGTCCCGATTTGGCGCGGGCCGGATACCTCGGCGATATGTCCATAGGTGGTTCAACCACCTACAAAACGGCAGTGTGGCATTACAATCACTTTATGGAGCCCCTGGAGATGAACCCACAAACCATCATGCCTGCCTATCCTTGGCTGGCCGAAAATGAAGTGGATCTTGATATAGTACCCAAGAAAATTAAGGTGATGCAAACGCTGGGTGTTCCGTATCGTGCAGGTTATGCAGAGGAAGCCATCGAGGATTATATGAAGCAGGCTAATAAAATTGTGGAGGATTTAAAAGCATCCGGTATCGAGATTGAGCCTGACAAGGAGATGATTGCCCTGATTGCCTATTTACATAAATTGGGCAGGGATATTTCTGGAGTAGAAGACGAAACCGGTATTGATGTCCTGCCTGCCGATATGTCGGGAGTAAATAATTAA
- a CDS encoding cbb3-type cytochrome c oxidase N-terminal domain-containing protein produces MSHDKEIEDKHDDIESHEYDGIRERNNPAPLWITLLFLVTIGFSLFYLVHYFGYPGNERDQASEYAKSVAEWDAKMAEIKAANQADMPELSMAQMIEKGKGLYEKNACMACHGTGGEGNSIGPNLTDNYWINGCSLEEVIDVIANGRPTKGMTPYKNMMQEEEIKYLANYILNAMVGSSPANPKEPQGEECE; encoded by the coding sequence ATGAGCCACGATAAAGAAATTGAAGATAAGCACGACGACATTGAGTCGCACGAGTACGACGGAATCCGGGAGAGGAACAATCCGGCTCCCTTGTGGATTACCCTGTTATTTTTAGTTACTATCGGTTTTTCACTGTTTTACCTGGTGCACTACTTTGGCTACCCGGGTAATGAGCGCGATCAGGCCAGTGAGTATGCCAAATCGGTAGCCGAGTGGGACGCCAAAATGGCGGAGATAAAAGCGGCCAACCAAGCCGATATGCCCGAGCTAAGCATGGCCCAGATGATTGAAAAAGGGAAAGGCCTGTACGAAAAAAATGCCTGTATGGCCTGCCATGGCACAGGTGGCGAGGGTAACTCCATAGGCCCCAACCTTACCGACAACTACTGGATAAACGGATGCAGTCTCGAAGAGGTGATAGACGTAATAGCCAACGGAAGGCCCACAAAAGGTATGACGCCCTACAAAAATATGATGCAGGAGGAAGAAATAAAATACCTGGCCAACTATATCTTAAATGCTATGGTAGGTTCATCGCCGGCCAATCCAAAAGAACCGCAGGGAGAGGAATGTGAATAG
- the ccoG gene encoding cytochrome c oxidase accessory protein CcoG → MHSPIEKTFRERPDNIDEKGKRKWIKARQPKGKWYTRRTVVAIFLLVFFIVAPIIKIGGKPFMLIDVINRKFHLFGATVYSQDSEIMALLMATVVIFIVLFTSVFGRFWCGWACPHTVFMEMVYRRIEYMFHGNYQRGKRKKTPTKLSIALKYVLFFLVTLFFTNVFIMWFTGPAQLWVIWQSPLGEYWEVYAAMAAVSGFYFWIYSYLREGVCTMFCPYGRMQGVLLDSKSITVAYDYKRGEPRKVKGDCIDCGACIAVCPTGIDIKNGTQLECVNCTACIDECNIVMKRIGRPKNLIRFTSKYSIETGKSSIKSVRTFAYAGVLLVLLTALVAAVSIRTEIDASLLRMPGTMFQEAANDTISNIYRLKIVNKTDGFKKLKLKVLKPINSTFYLSEHPIHLNENGSFDGVIILKRGKADISAKNAAVELGLYYNNRLLETTTATFKAPLGEK, encoded by the coding sequence ATGCATTCCCCCATAGAAAAAACATTTCGCGAACGACCCGATAACATTGACGAAAAAGGTAAGCGTAAATGGATAAAAGCACGGCAGCCCAAAGGCAAGTGGTACACCCGGCGAACCGTGGTGGCTATTTTTCTGTTGGTGTTTTTCATCGTAGCACCCATTATTAAAATTGGCGGTAAGCCTTTTATGCTTATTGATGTGATAAACCGTAAGTTCCATCTGTTTGGCGCCACCGTGTATTCGCAGGACAGTGAGATAATGGCCTTACTAATGGCAACGGTGGTTATCTTTATCGTACTCTTTACTTCGGTGTTTGGCAGGTTTTGGTGTGGATGGGCTTGTCCGCATACGGTTTTTATGGAGATGGTATATCGCCGGATAGAGTATATGTTCCACGGGAATTATCAACGTGGGAAACGTAAAAAAACGCCTACAAAATTAAGCATCGCATTAAAGTATGTCTTGTTTTTCCTGGTCACGCTGTTTTTCACCAATGTATTTATCATGTGGTTTACCGGTCCCGCACAATTATGGGTGATATGGCAAAGTCCGCTAGGCGAATATTGGGAGGTGTATGCTGCCATGGCAGCGGTAAGCGGTTTTTACTTTTGGATATATTCCTACCTGCGCGAAGGCGTTTGCACCATGTTTTGCCCCTATGGCCGTATGCAGGGCGTTTTGCTGGATAGCAAATCTATAACGGTGGCTTACGATTACAAACGGGGCGAACCGCGTAAGGTTAAGGGCGATTGCATCGATTGTGGTGCTTGCATTGCGGTGTGCCCCACGGGTATCGACATAAAAAACGGCACCCAGTTAGAGTGCGTTAACTGCACCGCCTGTATCGACGAGTGCAATATCGTGATGAAAAGAATTGGCCGTCCGAAAAACCTGATTCGCTTTACCTCTAAATACAGTATCGAAACCGGTAAAAGCAGTATCAAAAGCGTGCGTACCTTTGCCTATGCTGGGGTTTTGCTGGTGTTGCTTACTGCCTTGGTGGCCGCTGTATCCATACGTACCGAAATAGATGCTTCGCTATTGCGAATGCCGGGTACGATGTTTCAGGAAGCGGCCAATGATACCATATCGAACATTTATAGGCTAAAGATTGTGAACAAAACCGATGGATTTAAAAAGTTAAAGCTAAAGGTGTTAAAACCTATCAACAGTACATTTTATTTGTCCGAACATCCTATTCATCTAAATGAAAATGGTAGTTTTGACGGCGTAATTATCCTAAAGCGGGGCAAAGCCGATATCAGCGCCAAAAATGCAGCGGTTGAGCTGGGCTTATATTACAATAACAGGTTGTTGGAAACAACTACGGCTACCTTTAAGGCGCCATTGGGAGAAAAGTAA
- a CDS encoding FixH family protein translates to MKLNWGHGILVFFVIFFTWIISFVVFSLGENNDLVTKDYYRQGAEYSLKMETDKRSAVYKDSISIQNENTGVKVLFAASLATDGVEKQIYFYRASDKKHDVTLLVPSGQDGIFIDGDRLVKGRYNVSVSWGKDEGKYMVSKDFVVR, encoded by the coding sequence ATGAAATTAAATTGGGGACATGGCATATTAGTTTTCTTCGTTATATTTTTTACCTGGATTATTTCCTTTGTGGTTTTTTCGCTGGGCGAGAACAACGACCTGGTAACCAAGGATTATTACCGGCAGGGAGCTGAATATTCATTGAAGATGGAGACGGATAAGAGGTCGGCGGTGTATAAGGATAGCATATCTATACAAAACGAAAATACGGGAGTAAAAGTCCTTTTTGCCGCTTCTTTGGCTACAGATGGGGTTGAAAAACAAATTTATTTTTACAGGGCTTCGGATAAAAAACACGATGTCACCTTACTTGTACCGTCAGGCCAGGATGGAATTTTTATTGATGGTGATAGACTGGTAAAAGGAAGGTACAATGTATCTGTTTCGTGGGGAAAAGATGAGGGTAAATATATGGTTTCAAAAGATTTTGTTGTGCGATAA
- a CDS encoding sulfite exporter TauE/SafE family protein translates to MEIILTGFVLGIMGSLHCAGMCGPIALSLPLHGKAIGAKVVSGVMYNLGRTVTYGIMGAIFGLIGQGLSLVGFQQWVSVAMGALMILSVLLPSIFKSAQPQKMPIVGLVRKGIQRLFVKRSFGGLFLIGLLNGLLPCGLVYLAIAGAIGTGDVTSGTLFMILFGLGTIPMMLGISLVGNMANVAIREKVNKVIPVLVVVIGIIFILRGLSLGIPFLSPPEKKLHPQMHVEQTVGETKGNTKEAISSSCCQRGED, encoded by the coding sequence ATGGAAATAATTCTAACGGGTTTCGTATTGGGCATTATGGGCAGCTTGCACTGTGCCGGCATGTGTGGCCCCATTGCCTTGAGCTTACCGCTGCACGGTAAGGCTATCGGTGCAAAAGTGGTCAGTGGGGTAATGTATAATTTGGGGCGCACGGTCACTTATGGCATTATGGGGGCTATCTTCGGATTAATAGGTCAGGGCCTTTCATTGGTGGGTTTTCAGCAATGGGTATCGGTGGCCATGGGTGCATTAATGATTCTGTCGGTATTGCTGCCGTCTATATTTAAAAGTGCACAACCCCAAAAAATGCCCATTGTAGGTTTGGTGCGCAAAGGAATCCAGCGTCTGTTTGTGAAAAGATCCTTCGGAGGATTGTTTTTAATAGGTCTGCTCAATGGTTTGCTACCCTGTGGTTTGGTGTATCTGGCCATTGCCGGTGCCATAGGAACAGGTGATGTAACAAGCGGTACGCTGTTTATGATTTTATTTGGCCTGGGAACTATTCCCATGATGCTGGGCATATCGCTGGTGGGTAATATGGCTAACGTGGCTATCCGCGAAAAAGTGAACAAAGTGATACCGGTTCTGGTAGTTGTTATTGGTATTATATTTATTCTTCGTGGCCTTAGTTTGGGCATCCCCTTTTTAAGTCCCCCCGAAAAAAAATTACACCCGCAAATGCATGTGGAGCAAACTGTGGGGGAGACCAAAGGCAATACAAAGGAAGCCATAAGTAGTTCATGTTGCCAGCGCGGTGAAGATTAA
- a CDS encoding heavy metal translocating P-type ATPase, whose product MSNKCVHCGADCGKYPVIQNEQKFCCNGCATVYLLLNDSNMQRYYEFQKQPGIRLEEAPHLSKYAYLDKEEVRDKLYEFFEDGIAKVTFYIPSIHCASCIWLLEHLSKLNKGVKHAAVNFVQKKYTVSFDTRIISLRQLVELLVSIHYVPDISLQNLDGRQDKKGQNKGLLYKIGVAGFVFGNVMLYSLPEYFNGETIEGSFGTFLYYLMYVLTIPLVFYSGSDYLLSAGKNIVKGIVNIDLPIAIGILALFFVTSYEVLMGIGPGYSDSLSGFLFFLLLGRWYQSKTYQALAFDRDYKSYFPVAVTRLNGQEESVLLEEVKEGDYLLIRNKELIPADSSLVDGTALVDYSFVTGESAPVRKSKDDFLYAGGVQTGGAITVKVVKEVAQSHLTQLWNQSEKNTLNAKSLTSAVDKISGKFTLAVIIIALAAFGTWLYFDTFKTALLVLTSVLIVACPCALALSIPFTLGSAMRIFGHKGLYVKNTNVIERMTKIDTLVFDKTGTLTKPEESSVSFVGLPLQAADLAKAVSLAQQSTHPLSAAITKFYKDIKTYKTVGFTEVPGRGVFAMVDNVPVKLGALEYLNDEGTKPFKPVASAVYLSIDNKILGYFKISNQYRQGVEDVLAKLKDKYALYLLSGDNDAERENLIKLFGSEQMLFNQKPQDKMNFIADLQGQGKSVLMTGDGLNDSGAFMSSDVALSLADDIYHFSPAGDAILEASKFKRFHQYIHFAKKSMTIVKQSFIISFFYNTIGLGFAITGNLSPVVAAILMPVSSITVVAFTTFATRLAGSRILK is encoded by the coding sequence ATGTCAAACAAATGCGTCCATTGTGGAGCCGATTGCGGCAAGTATCCCGTAATACAAAACGAGCAAAAGTTTTGTTGTAACGGTTGCGCTACCGTTTATCTATTGCTCAACGACAGCAATATGCAGCGGTACTATGAGTTTCAGAAGCAACCCGGAATAAGGCTCGAGGAGGCACCGCATTTGAGTAAATATGCATATCTGGACAAGGAGGAGGTGAGAGATAAGCTGTACGAGTTTTTTGAAGATGGCATAGCCAAAGTTACCTTTTATATCCCCAGCATACATTGTGCATCCTGCATTTGGTTGTTGGAACACCTGAGTAAACTGAACAAAGGTGTAAAACATGCAGCGGTGAACTTTGTGCAGAAAAAATATACCGTATCTTTCGATACCCGGATTATTTCCTTGCGCCAGTTGGTGGAGCTGTTGGTCTCTATCCATTATGTGCCCGACATATCGCTGCAAAACCTGGATGGCAGGCAAGATAAAAAAGGGCAGAATAAAGGCTTGCTCTACAAAATTGGTGTGGCTGGTTTTGTGTTTGGCAATGTAATGTTGTACAGCCTGCCCGAGTATTTTAACGGTGAAACCATCGAAGGCTCCTTTGGTACTTTTTTGTATTATCTAATGTACGTGCTCACCATACCCCTGGTGTTTTACAGTGGCAGCGATTACTTGCTTTCGGCGGGCAAAAACATCGTTAAGGGCATTGTTAATATCGATCTGCCCATCGCCATTGGTATATTGGCACTATTTTTTGTGACCAGCTACGAGGTGCTTATGGGCATCGGGCCGGGCTATTCCGACAGTCTTTCGGGCTTCTTGTTTTTTTTACTGCTGGGCCGTTGGTACCAGAGCAAAACCTATCAGGCCCTGGCTTTCGACAGGGATTATAAATCCTATTTTCCGGTAGCTGTGACCCGTTTGAACGGACAGGAGGAAAGTGTATTGCTGGAAGAGGTAAAAGAGGGTGATTATCTGTTGATACGCAACAAAGAACTTATACCTGCCGACTCAAGCCTGGTGGACGGTACTGCCCTGGTGGATTACAGTTTTGTTACCGGCGAATCGGCTCCGGTGCGAAAAAGCAAGGACGACTTTTTGTATGCTGGCGGGGTGCAAACAGGTGGGGCGATAACGGTAAAGGTAGTTAAAGAGGTAGCACAAAGTCATCTAACCCAATTGTGGAACCAAAGCGAAAAAAATACGCTGAATGCCAAATCACTTACCTCGGCGGTGGATAAAATTAGTGGCAAATTTACCCTTGCCGTTATCATCATTGCCCTGGCAGCTTTTGGTACCTGGCTTTATTTCGACACATTTAAAACGGCGCTGCTTGTGCTCACTTCGGTACTTATTGTGGCCTGCCCCTGTGCCTTGGCGCTATCTATCCCCTTTACCTTAGGCAGTGCCATGCGTATTTTTGGCCATAAGGGCTTGTACGTTAAAAATACCAATGTAATTGAGCGCATGACTAAGATAGATACTCTTGTTTTTGATAAAACGGGTACCCTTACCAAGCCCGAAGAAAGCAGTGTGTCCTTTGTGGGCTTACCCTTGCAGGCGGCAGATTTAGCTAAGGCAGTTTCGTTGGCTCAGCAATCTACCCACCCTTTGAGTGCCGCTATCACTAAGTTTTATAAAGATATTAAAACATACAAAACCGTTGGTTTCACCGAAGTGCCTGGTCGGGGTGTGTTTGCCATGGTGGACAATGTGCCGGTTAAGTTGGGCGCATTGGAGTACCTTAACGATGAAGGAACCAAGCCATTTAAACCAGTAGCCTCAGCGGTTTATCTTTCTATTGATAATAAGATTTTGGGCTATTTTAAAATTAGTAACCAATACAGGCAGGGGGTTGAAGATGTGTTAGCTAAGCTCAAAGATAAGTACGCACTTTATCTTTTATCGGGCGACAACGATGCAGAGCGGGAAAACCTGATTAAGCTGTTCGGTAGCGAGCAAATGCTTTTTAACCAAAAGCCACAGGACAAGATGAATTTTATTGCAGACCTGCAAGGCCAGGGTAAATCGGTACTTATGACCGGCGACGGACTCAACGACTCCGGAGCCTTTATGAGTAGTGATGTGGCGCTTTCGCTGGCCGATGATATCTATCATTTTTCACCCGCCGGCGATGCCATACTGGAGGCCTCTAAATTCAAGCGATTTCATCAATACATACACTTTGCCAAAAAAAGTATGACCATAGTAAAGCAAAGTTTTATCATTTCGTTTTTTTACAATACCATAGGCCTGGGATTCGCCATAACCGGCAACCTGTCGCCTGTTGTGGCCGCCATATTAATGCCGGTAAGCTCCATAACGGTGGTTGCTTTTACTACCTTTGCAACAAGGCTGGCAGGCAGTAGGATATTGAAGTAG
- a CDS encoding CDP-alcohol phosphatidyltransferase family protein, with protein sequence MKQHIPNFITSLNLLSGTLSVFAAFHGLLAEAAILLFLSSLFDFGDGFAARMLKAYSPMGKELDSLADMVSFGLAPMVMLHMMIKQVILGSFDADIFQQSFGVQALMLSPFVATVFSGLRLAKFNVDTRQSDSFIGLTTTATGMFLASLAFVFNQGSGWLFDMLQNQWILLSFVPVFSFLLMSEIPMFSLKFKSFGLKGNADKYVLLLASLFFLIWMGMGGIAITIALYVLFSLAKYLKK encoded by the coding sequence ATGAAACAACATATCCCCAACTTCATCACGAGTCTCAACCTATTGAGCGGAACATTGAGTGTTTTCGCCGCCTTTCACGGTCTGTTGGCCGAAGCCGCCATATTACTTTTTTTAAGTTCGCTGTTCGATTTTGGAGATGGCTTTGCCGCACGGATGCTAAAAGCCTATTCGCCCATGGGCAAAGAGCTGGACTCCCTGGCCGATATGGTAAGCTTTGGACTGGCGCCCATGGTGATGCTGCATATGATGATAAAACAGGTGATACTGGGTAGTTTCGATGCCGATATTTTTCAGCAATCCTTTGGGGTGCAAGCTTTAATGCTTTCGCCATTTGTAGCCACCGTTTTTTCGGGTTTGCGGCTGGCCAAATTTAATGTAGATACCCGGCAATCGGATAGTTTTATAGGGCTTACCACTACGGCAACCGGCATGTTTTTGGCCTCCCTGGCTTTTGTGTTTAATCAAGGCAGCGGATGGCTATTCGATATGTTACAAAACCAATGGATATTGTTGTCTTTTGTGCCCGTCTTCTCTTTTTTATTGATGTCGGAGATACCCATGTTCTCGCTCAAGTTTAAGAGCTTTGGTTTAAAGGGTAATGCCGACAAGTATGTTTTGCTGTTGGCCAGTTTGTTTTTCCTGATATGGATGGGCATGGGCGGCATAGCTATTACTATTGCTTTGTATGTCTTGTTTTCACTGGCAAAGTATTTAAAAAAGTAA
- a CDS encoding porin family protein gives MKKLIFVAVLALVSMTTFSQAQFGLKAGLNVANLTGDDMDGADPRSGGVFGVFAKINLTETIAFQPEALYSMQGATGSETEQGYDIDVTMKLDYINIPLMMKFYPADGFSINAGPQVGFLASAKAKAETQGISAEEDIKEAFKSIDFGLNVGLGYDLPMGLGLDFRYNIGLSNVLDTDEGEGKNGVLQFTASYAF, from the coding sequence ATGAAAAAGTTAATTTTTGTGGCGGTTCTTGCCCTGGTTTCAATGACAACATTTTCGCAAGCTCAATTTGGCCTTAAAGCGGGTTTAAACGTGGCTAATTTAACAGGTGACGATATGGACGGAGCCGATCCCAGGTCTGGCGGTGTTTTTGGTGTATTTGCCAAAATAAACCTAACGGAGACCATTGCTTTTCAACCCGAAGCACTCTATTCAATGCAAGGCGCCACAGGTTCCGAAACAGAGCAAGGATATGATATTGATGTTACAATGAAGTTGGACTACATCAACATTCCACTAATGATGAAGTTTTACCCTGCGGATGGATTCAGCATCAATGCAGGTCCGCAAGTTGGTTTTTTAGCCTCGGCAAAGGCCAAAGCCGAAACACAGGGTATAAGCGCAGAGGAGGATATTAAGGAGGCCTTTAAAAGTATAGACTTCGGCCTGAATGTTGGGTTGGGTTACGATCTGCCAATGGGTCTGGGTTTGGATTTTAGATATAACATTGGTTTAAGCAACGTTTTGGATACCGACGAAGGTGAAGGAAAAAACGGTGTGTTACAATTTACCGCCAGCTATGCATTTTAG
- a CDS encoding outer membrane beta-barrel protein gives MKKLFLTVAVLFAISTTTFAQGWKVGGGLTLGTAVGVDDDGSDKLGFGLNARGDYAFSEKFSVAPGFTLFFPGSPDGADVSKWQLNADAHYSFLEEEAFGLYGIGGLNYSHIKIEADAGPWGKYSASDGEIGINLGAGITFGSMFYGELKYDTAFEQLGISVGVLFSL, from the coding sequence ATGAAAAAATTATTTTTAACGGTAGCTGTATTGTTTGCAATATCAACTACAACGTTTGCACAAGGTTGGAAAGTGGGTGGTGGTTTAACATTGGGTACTGCCGTTGGCGTGGATGATGACGGTAGCGATAAATTAGGCTTTGGCCTTAATGCCCGAGGCGATTATGCCTTTAGTGAGAAGTTCTCGGTAGCACCTGGATTTACCTTATTTTTCCCGGGTTCTCCTGATGGGGCAGATGTTAGTAAGTGGCAATTAAACGCAGATGCCCATTATTCGTTCTTAGAAGAAGAAGCTTTCGGATTGTACGGAATTGGTGGTCTCAACTATAGCCACATAAAAATAGAAGCTGATGCCGGACCTTGGGGTAAATATTCTGCAAGTGATGGTGAAATAGGCATCAATCTGGGGGCGGGCATCACTTTTGGCAGCATGTTTTATGGCGAGCTAAAATATGATACGGCTTTTGAACAATTGGGAATTTCCGTAGGCGTATTGTTTAGTTTGTAA